The Culex quinquefasciatus strain JHB chromosome 2, VPISU_Cqui_1.0_pri_paternal, whole genome shotgun sequence genome contains the following window.
ttttttcagcacgagtcgtacatttatccaacgaggttcaccgagttggataaatacgaagagtgctgaaaaaatcaagttttgcaaagagttccatacaacattttttacaattccaaaaaacacacactgagtgaaattttatgtcaaattttcatgtattttgtcaataaatcgtttaaataaaaaaaaatgttgaaaagtgttacttttcaaaacaagtgctaaaaagttcaacttttcagcactcatttgagtgctgaaaagtagaacttttcagcatttattttgaaaagtgttgctattcgattctgttattattggtatagaaaagtaggctatttcgtcgttcaagcatgacatgaaaagtaaatagtttcacgacggaattgcaaaaagattttttcagcacgaatcgtacatttatcaaacgaggttcaccgagttggataaatacgacgagtgctgaaaaaatcaagttttgcattgagtttttttgcaattccaaaaaacaccctttgattgaaattataaatcaaatgttcaagtattttgtcaataaatcgttttaaattaaaaaaaaaatgaaaagtaatacctttcgaaacaaatgctgaaaagtcccAAAACTCATTGCAGTGCTTAAAAGTATAACTTtgaagcatttattttgaaaattgttgctattaaattctgttttttttggtgcagaaaagtaggccattttgtcgttcaagaattaCAGTACAATAAATAGTTTCACCacggaaatgtaaaaaaataattgtacaGTACCATTTCtatatataacaaaaaatactgcagactaaggggaactatacccttttcagcctatttctattatcggcctatcagtactttgatcatgaataacagctttcatgaagtgtttttgactgttccaaagtaataaatagctcaaataaaagtgagaaaGCAACTTTCCATTATTGattcatctgaaaatgttgatttaatagcggaaaacggcaaaagtgatgagaattggtcgaacggcttagagtgattaaaatgggtatatttcccctatttttaCTAATTATAAAGTAAATGTTTGGAAAACACACCAAAAAATGaaccatgaaaaaatatatatttttataaattggaTAAGTCAAATTAAACATGTGAAACTGCCAAATCATCGCTTTCGTGCTAACTTgacgcacgtgcattttgggccaaatgcACAACAGCGTCGAAATCGAAAATTTTCGATCATCTCTCTCAAGGACAATATCGGCCAATAAGGTAAACTATAATTATTCAAACACATAAACTCCATAGATCGAGAAAAACGGAAAAGTTTGTATttgcctagttttttttttcaattgaaccaaaaaaaaatatttgtataatcTTCATCCTCTGATCAATTTATCATCATCCttgtttatgtatttatttcacatGTTTCTACACTTTTTATATGAAGTACTAATTATTTAGTTTATTTATctgcaaaaaatcttcaaattagtCTGCAACGTAAAATTAACAGTCGCATACTCATActtattttgacataaaatgtaGGCAATGATTAGAAAACTGagcaaaagttaaattaaaaaaaagaaacgctcgggtagtcatttgactcctattttttttcctaaaaatctcataacttttgatagaattgaccaatttggatgcttccgggtgcaaaagatccagatttgtctatattttgaactgccagatgggggacaaatgtggtctatttttaccggagatattccggattctgttggggtacctcggccctcctatatgggtatttggccaatataataaaaacttttcaacagaaaaaattcggaaatgatgcaaaactacaaggcatcatcctaatacatcatcctgcaaaaataattgacatggttaagtcctacggggcaacggagccggttccagttgggcaacaattgacatcagctcagtgaaccgtttccggatAGAACCTGTTCCGGTGTCGGAAGGTCTTCAGCATGTCATGTATTTATGCAGGATGATGTTTTAGGATgattccttgaagttttgcatcattaccgattttattctgttgaaaagtttttattatattggccaaatatccatttaggagggccgaggtaccccaacagaatccggaatatcttcggtaaaaatggaccacatttgtcctccgtctgacagttgaaaatatagacaaatctggatcttttgcacccggaagcatccaaattggtcaattctatcaaaagttatgagatttttaagaaaaaaaataggggtcaaatgactacccgagcgtttgagtgttaataaaacattggcaaagtcacattaaacctgtTAAAACCCCAAAGAAACgaggtttttgttaaattttaaagttgtcattttaaatttacttgTGAGGCTTGAGCTTTCTTGCGATCCATATCAAATGACTGTGGTCGTTTCTGCATTCGATAGCTAAGTAAAGAGAAAGTCAGAAGCTGAACCTTTTCTTGATGGCCTTTCCGTTTCTTTTtatattatgaagtttgaaattattcaaatataaATAATCTTGTTCTCAATAATGTATGTAATTTTTGCCTTAATCAGTCAGCTTTTCAAGTATGTTATTTTTCTTAGACACAATATTCCCTTGTAATCAGGCTATGCAATCATGTTGTAACTTATTTTAAGGATAGTGGACAGGAGTGGGTGTTGCGAACACGTTTTTGTCGAACAATataatttaattataaaaaaatctttcaacaaCTCAGGTCACTCTAACAATACACCATAAATCGGTATGGGCTTATTTCCATTCCAAACTGCAATTTCATCAATTCCTTCTCCATCAGTCCGTTTTATGGCACACAGTGACGTAACGGCGTTTGATGTTTGAATACTTGACGTTTCCTCCATCTCCTTAGTTTGGCCTTAGTTTTACTGCAAACATCCATGGCGTAGCATTTTGTTTTGAATCTCCGACCAAGAATTTCATTTTCCTTCATTTGACCTGCTTTAAAATCACAATTCGGTAGCAGAAATGAATCCTACAGTATCCCTTGTCATCCTGTCGGCCCTGTTCAGCTCAGGTATGTCTACCAAGTTGAGGTGTGAGTCACCTTCACCCTAAACTGCAACACAAACAGGTAGTTGGTACGCGAAGGTGCCACTCCCTTTGCACTACACTCCAAAGAATCTAGTTTTCGTCGAGACAAATGCAAATGAGTTCGTTAATTGATGCTTTCTTCCTGACTGATTTTAGCGTTGGCGGTCCGCTGTTACCAGTGTTCCTCGCAGACTGACCCCAAGGGGGTGGACAACTGTGGGGCGTACAAGCCGTTCAACGTATCGCAGAACATCGCCATCGACTGCAACAGTGATGAGTCGCATATGCCCGGAACGTTCTGCGTCAAGATCGTCCAGCAAAGTCCGCGGGGATTCATTTGTAAGTGATTGGAGGGGGGAATTGAGTaacaagaaatgtttttttaaagggttgGACAAACTTTCTTTCTTATCTTTGTTGTTACGTATTTGTGCGTAGAGCTAAATCTAAACAACTGTTACCAGCATAAAACAAGCTGGATTTCCTAGCGCGTCTTAgtacaatacaaaaaatacgACGATGCGTTGCTTAGCTCTGCATCTGCTAGTTGGACTAACTTCCGTTGCAATTGTTCAGGGAACATTGCTGCACTACATTTTATATAAGAGCTTTCCAAACGCGCTTGGAGAATGTGCAGAATACTTGGAAATTCCCGAAACTACTCTGAAGCAGTACGTGGACGATTCATACCCGGACTGCGCCGTTGTCCACAAGTTAATCCACTGTGCTATGGTTAATCTGTGTGCTTGGAACGATACCACCGGAATAAAGGAGCACGTAATGGAAGGCTTCTTCGCACCGCATCCCAACGACACTTGCTTCCTGAAGGTCACCCAAAACTGTATACAAGAATCGTTGCTACCTCTAAGCCCAGAAGCCCATAACAGCCGTGCGTACGCAGTGTTCAAGTGTTACCTCCGCCACTATGGTGACCTCGTCCATGAAGCCAAATTCGTTCCAAACGAGCACCTTGAGTTCGACCAACTCATTCAAGACTGCTTCACGCTGGCTAGTATTCCACGCGATGAACTGATCCAGTACAGCCGGGGGAACATCATCGACGGAGCGAGTTTCCCGCGGGGCTTTCTGATTGGATGTGTACGGCTGGGGTATTACAGTTTGCAGACGGGGGTGAACCTGGGAACGTTCTACGCACAGTTTGGTAACCGGGAGATTTTGAGCCAGCAAACGCGGGAGTGTTGCGAGCGATCCGCCAGGGAACACTGCGATGAGGATCATGCCACGCGGTTGTACTACATTTTCCGGAATTGTTTGGTGGATATCGTGCCGACGCTTGGGTTGGTGCAGAAGTACGCAAAGTCGTTGGTGGGAGAGGTGTGTTAgatgagttgtttttttttcgatttttgttaataaaatttattgttgTTATAACAGTTTTTGGTCGTCTAGAGTTCGAGTTGAAACATGGAGCGTCTGTTTAgtgaaccgattgcttcaacaAGTTTGACtccatcattcatagttttgaaaatatttaccatCAAACTTTAGAAAGCGATTTTCTAGAAAATTAttaaactgcccatgttcgcacaaatgtcccatatgcaaaaacagcaagctgagaaaaacgcatttgatgtttgtcccacacataatgctacgtgttaagttttctggaaactggatttcctcccaatttctagaacaaagtgccACAcgtttttgaaccaaactgcatcaataactcaaaattgatgaaaatgccTAGGAGACATTTATGCGTTTAATGGTTTGACACTTTTTGAatgaatcattttgaaaataaaaatattgttccaCAAGGAACTTAAGTATATTTCATAAACTTTGCTCTAATACATTGCAAAAATACTCTGTGGCGATCTTCGCTATCTCAATTGTGTTGTATCTATTGAtgttttttagatttctttttcaaaatatcttatcCGCCAACGGGTATCCTATGTAGATATGACCTATTAGGGGTTTCAGTGCCAAACTGCATACTTTCCTTGATAATTCCTTGGATTTCATTTGCTCCAAAAATACTCACCAGTTGTCAACATTTTCTCTTTATCACTGACATTTGTCATTGCCAAACGTAGCTTTGACAGGAATTTGTCAATAtaatattattgtttttgtttgctggacgttgcctctgaaaaaaatattttcaatcgagtc
Protein-coding sequences here:
- the LOC6048787 gene encoding uncharacterized protein LOC6048787, with the protein product MNPTVSLVILSALFSSALAVRCYQCSSQTDPKGVDNCGAYKPFNVSQNIAIDCNSDESHMPGTFCVKIVQQSPRGFIWDGRWRQVIRKCGSVAKTAVTGVCSWGVYENGVYWEECYCGENGCNSAPRSVSIATSSLLCLLGASFLAMKRYLV